The following proteins are co-located in the Helicobacter pylori genome:
- a CDS encoding HNH endonuclease: protein MAEWKTDTEEVKKVVEKCREFKRSLQEERCLQFITNLDSYAREILVERRKIEMQLEKAIGELKKAKKERKGFWGLLGELGRDLGNAVGSVIPPVKLCAELCEKGLNLMEDNIKKWEHNVRLLERMLEIYSNQAKASVELVEGAWESVKKMLHFYTDKHQEFIRRLNYASAAIDNEYNIAPPESLKEHDFERPTFSYSPKKSVFDERLKDLREDFSFSLYADLKDKIRAFSHRDRATTSKEHGLDLMSVDFESLNLAKNRCTKNMKEALQGFTKKIKESPNDLNAVNEAFNRLKTELEKATDDERLKDLRENFASLYADLCADLKDKIHHNALSNEDLERMASSKEQEFEKSLEDLTPSFRDKTNALSGDDLERMASSKEREFEKSLEDLMPSSLGVPSYDESLTLAKKHCVKNCKKALQDFAEKIKEAPNDLNALNEAFDNLETELERATESLSQKIAPILERNENYTQKALEYREFLEKEKEGFIVDEQNPYPEEVKFNDLRLAEFDSVFSAIAPLEDWSKTACAHHALKALQAALKDNDLGFDAAELEQIAKGFIPRGYLWHFDANVLGNVVLVREELLLGVKHTKGYKLWEKFLQTQN from the coding sequence TCCCTGCAAGAAGAAAGGTGCCTTCAATTTATCACAAATCTTGATAGTTACGCGCGAGAAATCCTAGTAGAACGCAGAAAAATTGAAATGCAATTGGAAAAAGCCATAGGAGAATTAAAAAAAGCCAAAAAGGAGCGAAAGGGCTTTTGGGGACTTCTTGGGGAGCTTGGGAGAGATCTTGGTAATGCGGTAGGGTCGGTTATCCCTCCTGTTAAATTATGCGCTGAACTTTGTGAAAAGGGCTTAAACCTTATGGAAGACAATATAAAAAAATGGGAACACAATGTAAGGTTATTAGAACGAATGCTTGAAATCTACTCGAATCAAGCCAAAGCGAGCGTGGAGCTTGTGGAGGGGGCTTGGGAGAGCGTTAAAAAGATGTTGCATTTTTATACTGATAAGCACCAGGAATTTATCAGGCGTTTGAACTATGCGAGCGCGGCGATAGATAATGAATACAATATCGCGCCCCCAGAAAGTTTAAAGGAGCACGATTTTGAACGGCCTACTTTCTCTTATAGCCCTAAAAAAAGCGTTTTTGATGAACGCTTGAAGGATTTAAGGGAAGATTTCAGCTTTTCTTTATACGCTGATTTGAAAGATAAAATCAGAGCTTTTTCTCATAGAGATCGCGCCACAACTTCTAAAGAGCATGGATTGGATTTGATGAGCGTTGATTTTGAGAGCTTGAATTTAGCCAAAAATCGTTGCACTAAAAACATGAAAGAAGCCTTACAAGGTTTTACAAAAAAGATCAAAGAATCCCCTAACGATTTGAACGCTGTGAATGAAGCCTTTAATCGTTTAAAAACAGAGTTAGAGAAGGCTACAGATGATGAGCGCTTGAAAGATTTGAGAGAAAATTTCGCTTCTTTATACGCTGATCTGTGCGCTGATCTGAAAGACAAGATCCATCATAACGCTTTGTCTAACGAGGATTTAGAACGCATGGCAAGCTCTAAAGAACAAGAATTTGAAAAGAGTTTAGAGGATTTAACGCCAAGCTTTAGAGATAAAACTAACGCCTTATCTGGCGATGATTTAGAACGCATGGCAAGCTCTAAAGAACGAGAATTTGAAAAGAGTTTAGAGGATTTGATGCCGAGTTCTTTAGGCGTGCCTTCTTATGATGAGAGCTTGACTCTAGCCAAAAAGCATTGCGTTAAAAATTGTAAGAAAGCTTTACAAGATTTTGCAGAAAAAATCAAAGAAGCCCCCAACGATTTGAACGCTCTCAATGAAGCTTTTGATAATTTAGAAACAGAGTTGGAGCGCGCTACAGAAAGTTTGAGCCAAAAAATAGCACCCATCTTAGAACGCAATGAAAATTATACGCAAAAAGCGTTGGAGTATAGAGAGTTTTTAGAAAAAGAAAAAGAGGGCTTTATTGTAGATGAGCAAAACCCCTACCCGGAAGAAGTCAAATTCAATGATTTGCGTTTAGCGGAGTTTGATAGCGTTTTTAGCGCCATTGCGCCTTTAGAAGATTGGAGTAAAACCGCATGCGCTCATCATGCCCTAAAGGCTTTACAAGCTGCGCTTAAAGACAACGATTTGGGCTTTGATGCGGCAGAATTGGAACAGATCGCAAAAGGATTCATCCCTAGGGGGTATTTGTGGCATTTTGATGCGAATGTTTTAGGGAATGTGGTGTTGGTGAGAGAAGAGTTATTATTAGGCGTGAAACACACGAAAGGATACAAACTATGGGAGAAATTCCTACAAACACAGAACTGA
- a CDS encoding SMI1/KNR4 family protein yields MGEIPTNTELNWEFVEPLNDNALNGLEERLKIGLSDEFKDFIKRSNYGFSQWRSFMVGNESYTFKHVLNFNLEGKGLFVDLMQSLKEWLEPEEIIFANDGYGGYYLWNTTTDVVLFLDTDDGSKHALLHLKMFLKKLESRG; encoded by the coding sequence ATGGGAGAAATTCCTACAAACACAGAACTGAATTGGGAATTTGTAGAGCCGCTCAATGACAATGCGTTGAACGGGTTAGAAGAGCGATTGAAAATAGGCTTGAGCGATGAATTTAAGGACTTCATCAAACGATCAAACTATGGCTTTAGCCAATGGCGTTCTTTTATGGTGGGCAATGAATCTTACACATTCAAGCATGTTTTAAACTTCAATTTAGAGGGTAAGGGCTTGTTTGTTGATTTGATGCAGAGCTTGAAAGAATGGTTAGAGCCTGAAGAAATTATCTTTGCTAATGACGGGTATGGGGGGTATTATCTTTGGAATACGACTACTGATGTGGTGCTGTTTTTAGACACTGATGATGGCTCAAAACATGCGCTGTTGCATCTTAAAATGTTTTTAAAAAAATTGGAATCAAGGGGTTAA
- a CDS encoding urease accessory protein UreD: protein MNTYAQESKLRLKTKIGADGRCVIEDNFFTPPFKLMAPFYPKDDLAEIMLLAVSPGMMRGDAQDMQLSIGQNCKLRITSQSFEKIHNTEDGFASRDMHIVVGENAFLDFAPFPLIPFENAHFKGNTTISLRSSSQLLYSEIIVAGRVACNELFQFNRLHTKISILQDEKPIYYDNTILDPKTTNMNNMCMFDGYTHYLNLVLVNCPIELSGVRGLIEESEGVDGAVSKIASSHLCLKALAKGSEPLLHLREKIARIITQTITPKV, encoded by the coding sequence ATGAACACTTACGCTCAAGAATCCAAGCTCAGGTTAAAAACCAAAATAGGGGCTGATGGGCGGTGCGTGATTGAAGACAATTTTTTCACGCCCCCCTTTAAGCTCATGGCGCCTTTTTACCCTAAAGACGATTTAGCTGAAATCATGCTTTTAGCGGTAAGCCCTGGCATGATGAGGGGCGATGCGCAAGACATGCAATTAAGCATCGGTCAAAATTGCAAGCTAAGGATCACCTCGCAATCCTTTGAAAAAATCCATAACACTGAAGATGGGTTTGCCAGCAGAGACATGCATATCGTTGTGGGGGAAAACGCCTTTTTAGACTTCGCGCCTTTCCCGTTAATCCCCTTTGAAAACGCGCATTTTAAGGGCAACACCACGATTTCTTTACGCTCTAGCTCCCAATTGCTTTATAGTGAAATCATTGTCGCCGGGCGAGTGGCGTGCAATGAGTTGTTCCAATTCAACCGCTTGCACACCAAAATCTCTATCTTACAAGATGAGAAGCCTATCTATTATGATAATACGATTTTAGATCCCAAAACCACCAACATGAATAATATGTGCATGTTTGATGGCTACACACATTATTTGAATCTGGTGCTTGTCAATTGCCCCATAGAGCTGTCTGGTGTGCGAGGATTGATTGAAGAGAGCGAAGGAGTGGATGGAGCCGTGAGCAAGATTGCTAGTTCTCATTTATGCCTAAAAGCTTTAGCGAAAGGCTCAGAACCCTTGTTGCATTTAAGAGAAAAAATCGCTCGCATAATCACGCAAACCATCACGCCAAAGGTTTAA
- the ureG gene encoding urease accessory protein UreG, whose product MVKIGVCGPVGSGKTALIEALTRHMSKDYDMAVITNDIYTKEDAEFMCKNSVMPRERIIGVETGGCPHTAIREDASMNLEAVEEMHGRFPDLELLLIESGGDNLSATFNPELADFTIFVIDVAEGDKIPRKGGPGITRSDLLVINKIDLAPYVGADLKVMERDSKKMRGEKPFIFTNIRAKEGLDDVIAWIKHNALLED is encoded by the coding sequence ATGGTAAAAATTGGAGTTTGTGGTCCTGTAGGAAGCGGTAAAACCGCCTTGATTGAAGCTTTAACGCGCCACATGTCAAAGGATTACGACATGGCGGTTATCACTAATGATATTTACACGAAAGAAGACGCAGAGTTTATGTGTAAAAATTCGGTGATGCCACGAGAGAGGATTATTGGCGTAGAAACAGGAGGTTGTCCTCACACCGCCATTAGAGAAGACGCTTCTATGAATTTAGAGGCCGTAGAAGAAATGCATGGGCGTTTCCCTGATTTGGAATTACTTTTGATTGAAAGCGGAGGCGACAACCTTTCAGCGACTTTCAACCCAGAGCTAGCAGATTTTACGATTTTTGTGATCGATGTGGCTGAGGGCGATAAAATCCCTAGGAAGGGCGGGCCAGGAATCACGCGTTCAGACTTGCTTGTCATCAATAAAATTGACTTAGCCCCCTATGTGGGAGCGGACTTGAAAGTCATGGAAAGGGATTCTAAAAAAATGCGCGGCGAAAAGCCCTTTATTTTCACAAATATCCGCGCTAAAGAAGGCCTAGATGATGTGATCGCATGGATTAAGCACAACGCTTTATTGGAAGATTGA
- a CDS encoding urease accessory protein UreF — protein MPPKTPKTDNNAHVDNEFLILQVNDAVFPIGSYTHSFGLETYIQQKKVTNKESALEYLKANLSSQFLYTEMLSLKLTYESALQQDLKKILGVEEVIMLSTSPMELRLANQKLGNRFIKTLQAMNELDMGAFFNAYAQQTKDPTHATSYGVFAASLGIELKKALRHYLYAQTSNMVINCVKSVPLSQNDGQKILLSLQSPFNQLIEKTLELDESHLCAASVQNDIKAMQHESLYSRLYMS, from the coding sequence ATGCCCCCAAAAACCCCAAAGACAGACAACAATGCTCATGTGGATAATGAATTTCTGATCTTGCAAGTCAATGATGCGGTGTTCCCTATTGGCTCTTACACGCATTCTTTTGGACTAGAAACTTATATCCAGCAAAAAAAGGTTACCAATAAAGAAAGCGCTTTAGAGTATTTAAAAGCCAATCTTTCTAGCCAGTTCCTTTATACGGAAATGCTGAGCTTGAAACTCACCTATGAAAGCGCCCTCCAACAAGATTTAAAAAAAATCTTAGGGGTTGAAGAAGTTATTATGCTATCCACAAGCCCCATGGAATTACGATTAGCCAATCAAAAGCTAGGCAATCGTTTCATTAAAACCTTACAAGCCATGAACGAATTAGACATGGGCGCATTTTTTAACGCTTACGCTCAACAAACCAAAGATCCCACCCATGCCACTAGCTATGGCGTTTTTGCGGCGAGTTTGGGGATTGAATTGAAAAAGGCTTTAAGGCATTATCTTTATGCGCAAACTTCTAACATGGTAATCAACTGCGTTAAAAGCGTCCCTTTATCCCAAAACGACGGGCAAAAAATCTTATTGAGCTTGCAAAGCCCTTTTAACCAACTCATAGAAAAAACCCTAGAACTAGACGAAAGCCACTTGTGTGCGGCAAGCGTTCAAAACGACATTAAGGCGATGCAGCATGAGAGTTTATACTCGCGCCTTTATATGTCTTGA
- the ureE gene encoding urease accessory protein UreE — MIIERLVGNLRDLNPLDFNVDYVDLEWFETRKKIARFKTRQGKDIAIRLKDAPKLGLSQGDILFKEEKEIIAVNILDSEVIHIQAKSVAEVAKICYEIGNRHAALYYGESQFEFKTPFEKPTLALLEKLGVQNRVLSSKLDSKERLTVSMPHSEPNFKVSLASDFKVVMK; from the coding sequence ATGATCATAGAGCGTTTAGTTGGCAATCTAAGGGATTTAAACCCCTTGGATTTCAATGTGGATTATGTGGATTTGGAATGGTTTGAAACGAGGAAAAAGATCGCTCGTTTTAAAACCAGGCAAGGCAAAGACATAGCCATACGCCTTAAAGACGCTCCCAAGCTGGGTCTCTCTCAAGGGGATATTTTATTTAAAGAAGAGAAGGAAATTATCGCCGTTAATATCTTGGATTCTGAAGTCATTCACATCCAAGCCAAGAGCGTGGCTGAAGTAGCGAAAATATGCTATGAAATAGGAAACCGCCATGCGGCTTTATACTATGGCGAGTCTCAATTTGAATTTAAAACACCATTTGAAAAGCCCACGCTAGCGTTATTAGAAAAGCTAGGGGTTCAAAATCGTGTTTTAAGTTCAAAATTGGATTCCAAAGAACGCTTAACCGTGAGCATGCCCCATAGTGAGCCTAATTTTAAGGTCTCATTGGCGAGCGATTTTAAAGTGGTCATGAAATAA
- the ureI gene encoding acid-activated urea channel protein UreI, with the protein MLGLVLLYVGIVLISNGICGLTKVDPKSTAVMNFFVGGLSIVCNVVVITYSALNPTAPVEGAEDIAQVSHHLTSFYGPATGLLFGFTYLYAAINHTFGLDWRPYSWYSLFVAINTIPAAILSHYSDMLDDHKVLGITEGDWWAIIWLAWGVLWLTAFIENILKIPLGKFTPWLAIIEGILTAWIPAWLLFIQHWV; encoded by the coding sequence ATGCTAGGACTTGTATTGTTATATGTTGGGATTGTTTTAATCAGCAACGGGATTTGCGGATTAACCAAAGTCGATCCTAAAAGCACTGCGGTGATGAACTTTTTTGTGGGCGGACTTTCCATTGTTTGTAATGTGGTGGTCATCACTTATTCCGCTCTCAACCCTACAGCCCCTGTAGAAGGCGCCGAAGATATTGCTCAAGTATCGCACCATTTGACTAGTTTCTATGGGCCAGCGACTGGGTTATTGTTTGGTTTTACCTACTTGTATGCGGCTATCAACCACACTTTTGGTTTAGATTGGAGGCCGTATTCTTGGTATAGCTTATTCGTAGCGATCAACACGATTCCTGCTGCGATTTTATCCCACTATAGCGATATGCTTGATGACCACAAAGTGTTAGGCATCACTGAAGGCGATTGGTGGGCGATCATATGGTTGGCTTGGGGTGTTTTGTGGCTTACCGCTTTCATTGAAAACATCTTGAAAATCCCTTTAGGGAAATTCACTCCATGGCTTGCTATCATTGAGGGTATTTTAACCGCTTGGATTCCTGCTTGGTTACTCTTTATCCAACACTGGGTGTGA
- the ureB gene encoding urease subunit beta has protein sequence MKKISRKEYVSMYGPTTGDKVRLGDTDLIAEVEHDYTIYGEELKFGGGKTLREGMSQSNNPSKEELDLIITNALIVDYTGIYKADIGIKDGKIAGIGKGGNKDMQDGVKNNLSVGPATEALAGEGLIVTAGGIDTHIHFISPQQIPTAFASGVTTMIGGGTGPADGTNATTITPGRRNLKWMLRAAEEYSMNLGFLAKGNTSNDASLADQIEAGAIGFKIHEDWGTTPSAINHALDVADKYDVQVAIHTDTLNEAGCVEDTMAAIAGRTMHTFHTEGAGGGHAPDIIKVAGEHNILPASTNPTIPFTVNTEAEHMDMLMVCHHLDKSIKEDVQFADSRIRPQTIAAEDTLHDMGIFSITSSDSQAMGRVGEVITRTWQTADKNKKEFGRLKEEKGDNDNFRIKRYLSKYTINPAIAHGISEYVGSVEVGKVADLVLWSPAFFGVKPNMIIKGGFIALSQMGDANASIPTPQPVYYREMFAHHGKAKYDANITFVSQAAYDKGIKEELGLERQVLPVKNCRNITKKDMQFNDTTAHIEVNPETYHVFVDGKEVTSKPANKVSLAQLFSIF, from the coding sequence ATGAAAAAGATTAGCAGAAAAGAATATGTTTCTATGTATGGCCCTACTACAGGCGATAAAGTGAGATTGGGCGATACAGATTTGATCGCTGAAGTAGAACATGACTACACCATTTATGGCGAAGAGCTTAAATTCGGCGGTGGTAAAACCCTAAGAGAAGGCATGAGCCAATCTAACAACCCTAGCAAAGAAGAATTAGATTTAATCATCACTAACGCTTTAATCGTGGATTACACCGGTATTTATAAAGCGGATATTGGTATTAAAGATGGCAAAATCGCTGGTATTGGTAAAGGCGGTAACAAAGACATGCAAGATGGCGTTAAAAACAATCTTAGCGTGGGTCCTGCTACTGAAGCGCTAGCCGGTGAAGGCTTAATCGTAACGGCTGGTGGTATTGACACACACATCCACTTCATTTCACCCCAACAAATCCCTACAGCTTTTGCAAGCGGTGTAACAACCATGATTGGTGGCGGAACCGGTCCTGCTGATGGCACTAATGCGACTACTATCACTCCAGGTAGAAGAAATTTAAAATGGATGCTCAGAGCGGCTGAAGAATATTCTATGAACTTAGGTTTCTTGGCTAAAGGTAACACTTCTAACGATGCGAGCTTAGCCGATCAAATTGAAGCCGGTGCGATTGGCTTTAAAATCCACGAAGACTGGGGTACCACTCCTTCTGCAATCAATCATGCGTTAGATGTTGCGGACAAATACGATGTGCAAGTCGCTATCCACACAGACACTTTGAATGAAGCTGGTTGTGTAGAAGACACTATGGCTGCTATTGCTGGGCGCACTATGCACACTTTCCACACTGAAGGCGCTGGCGGCGGACACGCTCCTGATATTATTAAAGTGGCCGGTGAACACAACATTCTACCCGCTTCCACTAACCCCACTATTCCTTTCACCGTGAATACAGAAGCCGAACACATGGACATGCTTATGGTGTGCCACCACTTGGATAAAAGCATTAAAGAAGATGTTCAGTTCGCTGATTCAAGGATTCGCCCTCAAACCATTGCGGCTGAAGACACTTTGCATGACATGGGGATTTTCTCAATCACCAGTTCTGACTCTCAAGCGATGGGTCGTGTGGGTGAAGTTATCACTAGAACTTGGCAAACAGCTGACAAAAACAAAAAAGAATTTGGCCGCTTGAAAGAAGAAAAAGGCGATAACGACAACTTCAGGATCAAACGCTACTTGTCTAAATACACCATTAACCCAGCGATCGCTCATGGGATTAGCGAGTATGTAGGTTCAGTAGAAGTGGGCAAAGTGGCTGACTTGGTATTGTGGAGTCCAGCATTCTTTGGCGTGAAACCCAACATGATCATCAAAGGCGGATTCATTGCGTTAAGCCAAATGGGCGATGCGAACGCTTCTATCCCTACCCCACAACCGGTTTATTACAGAGAAATGTTCGCTCATCATGGTAAAGCTAAATACGATGCAAACATCACTTTTGTGTCTCAAGCGGCTTATGACAAAGGCATTAAAGAAGAATTAGGGCTTGAAAGACAAGTGTTGCCGGTAAAAAATTGCAGAAACATCACCAAAAAAGACATGCAATTCAACGACACTACCGCTCACATTGAAGTCAATCCTGAAACTTACCATGTGTTCGTGGATGGCAAGGAAGTAACTTCTAAACCAGCCAATAAAGTGAGCTTGGCGCAACTCTTTAGCATTTTCTAG
- the ureA gene encoding urease subunit alpha, with protein MKLTPKELDKLMLHYAGELARKRKEKGIKLNYVEAVALISAHIMEEARAGKKTAAELMQEGRTLLKPDDVMDGVASMIHEVGIEAMFPDGTKLVTVHTPIEANGKLVPGELFLKNEDITINEGKKAVSVKVKNVGDRPVQIGSHFHFFEVNRCLDFDREKTFGKRLDIASGTAVRFEPGEEKSVELIDIGGNRRIFGFNALVDRQADNESKKIALHRAKERGFHGAKSDDHYVKTIKE; from the coding sequence ATGAAACTCACCCCAAAAGAGTTAGATAAGTTGATGCTCCACTACGCTGGAGAATTAGCTAGGAAACGCAAAGAAAAAGGCATTAAGCTTAACTATGTAGAAGCAGTAGCTTTGATTAGTGCCCATATTATGGAAGAAGCGAGAGCTGGTAAAAAGACTGCGGCTGAATTGATGCAAGAAGGACGCACTCTTTTAAAACCTGATGATGTGATGGATGGCGTGGCAAGCATGATCCATGAAGTGGGTATTGAAGCGATGTTTCCTGATGGGACCAAACTCGTAACCGTGCATACCCCTATTGAGGCTAATGGTAAATTAGTTCCTGGTGAGTTGTTCTTAAAAAATGAAGACATCACTATCAACGAAGGCAAAAAAGCCGTTAGCGTGAAAGTTAAAAATGTTGGCGACAGACCGGTTCAAATCGGCTCACACTTCCATTTCTTTGAAGTGAATAGATGCTTAGACTTTGACAGAGAAAAAACTTTCGGCAAACGCTTAGACATTGCGAGCGGGACAGCGGTAAGGTTTGAGCCTGGCGAAGAAAAATCCGTAGAATTGATTGACATTGGCGGTAACAGAAGAATCTTTGGATTTAACGCATTGGTTGATAGGCAAGCAGACAACGAAAGCAAAAAAATTGCTTTACACAGAGCTAAAGAGCGTGGTTTTCATGGCGCTAAAAGCGATGACCACTATGTAAAAACAATTAAGGAGTAA
- the lspA gene encoding signal peptidase II gives MLNTTQQSLLVFIGVFFLIFGVDQAIKYAILEGFRYESLVIDIVLVFNKGVAFSLLSFLEGGLKYLQILLILGLFIFLMRQIELFKSHAIEFGMVFGAGVSNVLDRFVHGGVVDYVYYHYGFDFAIFNFADVMIDVGVGVLLLRRFFFKQKQNKIKA, from the coding sequence GTGCTAAACACCACCCAACAAAGCCTGTTGGTTTTTATAGGGGTTTTTTTTCTTATTTTTGGCGTGGATCAAGCGATTAAATACGCTATTTTAGAGGGGTTTCGCTATGAAAGTTTGGTTATAGATATTGTTTTAGTGTTCAATAAAGGCGTGGCGTTTTCCTTACTCAGTTTTTTAGAGGGGGGTTTGAAATACTTGCAAATCCTTTTGATTTTGGGGCTTTTTATCTTTTTAATGCGCCAAATTGAGCTTTTTAAAAGCCATGCGATAGAGTTTGGCATGGTGTTTGGCGCTGGGGTTTCTAATGTTTTGGATCGGTTTGTGCATGGGGGCGTGGTGGATTATGTGTATTACCATTATGGCTTTGATTTTGCCATTTTTAATTTCGCTGATGTCATGATAGATGTGGGCGTGGGCGTTTTATTGTTAAGACGATTCTTTTTTAAGCAAAAACAAAACAAAATTAAGGCATAA
- the glmM gene encoding phosphoglucosamine mutase: MKIFGTDGVRGKAGVKLTPMFVMRLGIAAGLYFKKHSQTNKILIGKDTRKSGYMVENALVSALTSIGYNVIQIGPMPTPAIAFLTEDMRCDAGIMISASHNPFEDNGIKFFNSYGYKLKEEEEKAIEEIFHDEELLHSSYKVGESVGSAKRIDDVIGRYIVHLKHSFPKHLNLQSLRIVLDTANGAAYKVAPVVFSELGADVLVINDEPNGCNINEQCGALHPNQLSQEVKKYRADLGFAFDGDADRLVVVDNLGNIVHGDKLLGVLGVYQKSKNALSSQAIVATNMSNLALKEYLKSQDLELKHCAIGDKFVSECMRLNKANFGGEQSGHIIFSDYAKTGDGLVCALQVSALVLESKQVSSVALNPFELYPQSLANLNIQKKPPLESLKGYSALLKELDQLEIRHLIRYSGTENKLRILLEAKDEKLLELKMQELKEFFEGHLC, translated from the coding sequence ATGAAAATTTTTGGGACTGATGGCGTGAGAGGTAAAGCAGGGGTGAAACTCACCCCCATGTTTGTGATGCGTTTAGGCATTGCTGCCGGGTTGTATTTTAAAAAACATTCTCAAACGAATAAAATTCTAATCGGTAAAGACACCAGAAAAAGCGGCTATATGGTAGAAAACGCTTTAGTGAGCGCTCTCACTTCCATAGGCTATAATGTGATTCAAATAGGGCCTATGCCTACCCCTGCGATTGCGTTTTTAACCGAAGACATGCGCTGTGATGCGGGCATTATGATAAGCGCGAGCCACAACCCTTTTGAAGATAATGGTATTAAGTTTTTCAATTCTTATGGCTATAAACTTAAAGAAGAAGAAGAAAAAGCGATTGAAGAAATCTTTCATGATGAAGAATTACTGCATTCTAGCTATAAAGTAGGCGAGAGCGTCGGTAGCGCTAAAAGGATAGACGATGTCATAGGGCGCTATATCGTGCATTTAAAGCACTCTTTCCCCAAACATTTGAATTTACAGAGTTTAAGGATCGTGCTAGATACCGCTAATGGCGCGGCTTATAAGGTGGCTCCGGTCGTTTTTAGCGAGCTTGGGGCTGATGTGCTAGTGATTAATGATGAACCTAATGGGTGTAACATTAATGAGCAATGTGGGGCTTTACACCCTAACCAATTGAGCCAGGAAGTGAAAAAATACCGCGCGGATTTAGGCTTTGCTTTTGATGGCGATGCTGATAGGCTAGTGGTGGTGGACAATTTAGGGAATATCGTGCATGGGGATAAGCTTTTAGGGGTGTTAGGGGTTTATCAAAAATCTAAAAACGCCCTTTCTTCTCAAGCAATTGTCGCTACAAACATGAGCAATTTAGCCCTTAAAGAATACCTAAAATCCCAAGATTTAGAATTGAAGCATTGCGCGATTGGGGATAAGTTTGTGAGCGAATGCATGCGGTTGAACAAAGCCAATTTTGGAGGCGAGCAAAGCGGGCATATCATTTTTAGCGATTACGCTAAAACCGGCGATGGCTTGGTGTGCGCTTTGCAAGTGAGCGCGCTTGTGTTAGAAAGTAAGCAAGTGAGTTCTGTTGCGTTAAACCCCTTTGAATTATACCCCCAAAGCCTAGCGAATTTGAATATCCAAAAAAAGCCCCCTTTAGAAAGCCTGAAAGGTTATAGCGCTCTTTTAAAAGAATTAGACCAACTAGAGATCCGCCATTTGATCCGTTATAGCGGCACTGAAAACAAATTACGAATCCTTTTAGAAGCTAAAGATGAAAAATTGCTCGAATTGAAAATGCAAGAATTAAAAGAGTTTTTTGAAGGACATTTGTGCTAA
- the rpsT gene encoding 30S ribosomal protein S20: MANHKSAEKRIRQTIKRTERNRFYKTKIKNIIKAVREAVAVNDVAKAQERLKIANKELHKFVSKGILKKNTASRKVSRLNASVKKIALA, translated from the coding sequence ATGGCAAATCATAAGTCCGCAGAAAAGCGAATCAGACAGACCATTAAGAGAACCGAACGCAACAGGTTCTATAAAACTAAAATTAAAAATATCATTAAAGCCGTGCGTGAAGCGGTCGCTGTCAATGATGTAGCAAAAGCTCAAGAGCGTTTGAAAATCGCTAATAAAGAGTTGCATAAATTTGTCAGCAAAGGGATTTTAAAGAAAAACACCGCTTCTAGGAAAGTTTCAAGGCTTAACGCTTCAGTGAAAAAAATCGCTCTCGCTTAG